From one Streptomyces sp. ICC1 genomic stretch:
- the aroA gene encoding 3-phosphoshikimate 1-carboxyvinyltransferase, whose translation MTATVLEARIPGSKSITNRALLLAAAAPGRSRLGAPLVSDDTLAFRAALTDLGTSVRDVGDAGYGYGDGSGYGDGSGEVWQVTGRGTGPAGPVRVWCADAGTAARFLPPFAATGYGDVSFDGSDQLRARPLGPLLEALTRLGARTSAAGLPFTLTSNGLAGGRIELDSGLSSQYLSGLLMAAPLMAGPLTVDVPRLVSRPYVDMTLALMRHFGARVEEADGAITVHSGGYAPADLDIEPDASTASYFFAAAAVTGRTVRVQGLGTGSLQGDTAFVDVLRLAGARVTTTADWTEVTGTGPLRGGFTVDMGDISDTFMTMAAIAPLADAEITITGIAHARLKESDRIAAVAGNLRALGIRVEEGPDRITVHPGTAAPATIACHRDHRIAMSFSVLGLRAPGITLDDPSCVAKTFPAFHEELTRLFA comes from the coding sequence CAACCGGGCGCTGCTGCTCGCGGCCGCCGCCCCCGGGCGCAGCCGCCTCGGCGCGCCGCTGGTCAGCGACGACACCCTCGCCTTCCGGGCCGCGCTGACGGACCTGGGCACCAGCGTCCGCGACGTCGGGGACGCCGGGTACGGCTACGGCGACGGCTCCGGGTACGGCGACGGATCCGGCGAGGTCTGGCAGGTCACCGGCCGCGGCACCGGCCCGGCGGGCCCCGTCCGGGTGTGGTGCGCGGACGCCGGCACCGCCGCCCGCTTCCTGCCGCCCTTCGCGGCCACCGGGTACGGCGACGTCTCCTTCGACGGCTCCGACCAGCTGCGGGCCCGCCCGCTCGGCCCGCTGCTGGAGGCGCTGACCCGCCTCGGGGCCAGGACGAGCGCCGCGGGGCTGCCCTTCACCCTCACCTCGAACGGGCTCGCCGGCGGCCGGATCGAGCTGGACTCCGGGCTCAGCAGCCAGTACCTCTCCGGTCTGCTGATGGCCGCCCCGCTGATGGCCGGGCCGCTCACGGTGGACGTACCGCGCCTGGTCAGCCGGCCGTACGTGGACATGACCCTGGCCCTGATGCGGCACTTCGGGGCGCGCGTGGAGGAGGCGGACGGCGCGATCACCGTCCACTCGGGCGGCTACGCGCCCGCCGACCTCGACATCGAACCGGACGCCTCGACCGCCTCGTACTTCTTCGCGGCGGCGGCCGTCACCGGCCGCACCGTACGGGTGCAGGGCCTGGGCACCGGGAGCCTGCAGGGCGACACGGCGTTCGTGGACGTGCTGCGGCTGGCCGGGGCGCGGGTGACGACGACCGCGGACTGGACGGAGGTCACGGGCACGGGCCCGCTGCGCGGCGGGTTCACCGTCGACATGGGCGACATCTCCGACACCTTCATGACGATGGCCGCGATCGCCCCGCTGGCCGATGCCGAGATCACCATCACCGGCATCGCCCATGCCCGCCTGAAGGAGTCCGACCGGATCGCCGCCGTCGCGGGCAACCTGCGCGCGCTCGGCATCCGGGTGGAGGAGGGCCCGGACCGGATCACGGTCCACCCGGGGACCGCGGCCCCGGCCACCATCGCCTGCCACCGCGACCACCGGATCGCGATGTCCTTCTCGGTGCTCGGCCTGCGCGCGCCCGGCATCACCCTCGACGACCCGTCGTGCGTGGCCAAGACCTTCCCGGCCTTCCACGAGGAACTGACCCGCCTCTTCGCCTGA